One segment of Pangasianodon hypophthalmus isolate fPanHyp1 chromosome 10, fPanHyp1.pri, whole genome shotgun sequence DNA contains the following:
- the gsc gene encoding homeobox protein goosecoid produces MPAGMFSIDSILAGRAGRAGRSARAGCKDSLLLSGDEGPLLFPGLSDSLAAAAPDYSGVYSARIPAYTSYCYGASAAPSCCPGSLPSQCPCMPTVYDSPGSVLMSPVPPPHMMSYMSMSPLAPLTPLSSVSRAELQLLNQLHCRRKRRHRTIFTDEQLEALEGLFQETKYPDVGTREQLARKVHLREEKVEVWFKNRRAKWRRQKRSSSEESESTQKWTKSGKSATAEKTEESKSDAESDS; encoded by the exons ATGCCCGCTGGCATGTTCAGCATCGACAGTATCCTGGCCGGTAGAGCTGGCAGAGCTGGCCGAAGTGCCCGAGCAGGCTGTAAggactctctcctgctcagtggggATGAAGGGCCGCTTCTCTTCCCCGGTTTGTCGGATTCATTGGCAGCCGCGGCTCCTGATTACAGCGGAGTGTATTCAGCCCGGATACCGGCCTACACCTCCTACTGCTACGGCGCGAGCGCGGCACCGAGCTGCTGCCCCGGATCCTTACCGAGTCAGTGTCCGTGCATGCCAACAG TGTATGACAGTCCCGGCTCGGTGCTGATGTCCCCGGTTCCTCCTCCTCACATGATGTCCTACATGTCCATGTCCCCTCTGGCTCCTCTCACCCCCCTGAGCTCGGTGTCGCGCGCGGAGCTGCAGCTCCTCAATCAGCTGCACTGCAGGAGGAAGCGGCGGCACCGCACCATCTTCACCGACGAGCAGCTCGAAGCGCTCGAGGGCCTTTTTCAGGAGACTAAATACCCGGATGTGGGCACGAGGGAGCAGCTGGCCCGAAAAGTGCACCTGCGCGAGGAGAAGGTGGAG GTTTGGTTCAAAAACAGACGAGCAAAATGGAGGAGACAGAAAAGATCATCGTCGGAGGAATCAGAAAGCACACAGAAATGGACCAAATCCGGCAAAAGCGCGACTGCCGAGAAAACAGAGGAGAGCAAAAGCGACGCGGAGTCGGACagctga